From Erigeron canadensis isolate Cc75 chromosome 8, C_canadensis_v1, whole genome shotgun sequence, one genomic window encodes:
- the LOC122580344 gene encoding serpin-ZX-like, giving the protein MVRSKSIFINLQGKHIWFLFSFLFLCFSASAISVIDNMQIATSDRKLIIASKSTVEASSDGFIKQSISNQTQVSITLADHIFSKTSPRSNVVFSPLSIQTVLGLVASGSDGETLNQLLSFLKVNTFDELNALSSRLVSSIMADGSSSGGPRLSFVSGVWADQTISLKDSFKHVLETVYKAASKRVDFVNKTEEVLKEVNLWAREKTDGLIKEILRPGILANETVIMLANALYFKGVWKEKFDRLLTRKTDFHLLDGRKVQVPFMTTMKKQLVGEYDGFKVMGLPYVHGEDKRRFSMYIYLPDEKDGLPSLIRKISSEADFLESHIPHKKVQVGEVLIPKFKISSEFGVSDMLKELGVELPFKGGAITEMEEDENVHVANIQHQSVVEVDEEGSEAAATTLTLLKNALRTTVDFVADHPFLFTIREDTSGAVLFMGQVIDPSVS; this is encoded by the exons ATGGTGAGATCTAAGTCCATCTTTATTAATCTGCAAGGAAAAcatatttggtttttgttttcgtttttgTTCTTATGTTTTTCGGCGTCCGCTATTAGTGTGATCGATAATATGCAAATCGCTACCAGTGATCGCAAACTAATTATAGCTTCTAAATCAACTGTTGAAGCGTCTAGCGATGGTTTCATCAAACAATCGATCAGCAACCAAACTCAGGTCTCGATCACACTAGCAGACCACATTTTTTCCAAGACATCCCCACGCTCCAACGTTGTTTTCTCACCGCTTTCGATACAAACTGTCCTAGGCTTAGTAGCATCCGGTTCTGATGGTGAAACACTTAACCAGTTGCTCTCTTTTCTCAAAGTTAATACGTTTGACGAACTCAACGCTCTTTCTTCTCGGCTCGTGTCATCGATCATGGCAGATGGTAGCTCAAGTGGTGGACCTCGTTTGTCCTTTGTAAGCGGGGTTTGGGCTGATCAAACAATTTCTCTTAAAGATTCTTTTAAGCATGTTTTGGAGACTGTTTATAAAGCTGCTTCTAAGCGTGTCGATTTCGTAAATAAG ACCGAGGAGGTACTCAAAGAAGTGAATTTGTGGGCTAGAGAGAAAACTGATGGCCTTATCAAAGAGATCCTTCGGCCTGGTATACTTGCAAACGAAACCGTAATAATGTTAGCGAATGCACTTTATTTCAAGGGAGTCTGGAAGGAGAAGTTTGATCGGTTGTTGACAAGAAAAACCGATTTCCATCTCCTTGACGGAAGAAAAGTGCAAGTACCCTTTATGACCACCATGAAAAAACAACTTGTGGGTGAGTATGATGGTTTCAAAGTCATGGGTCTTCCTTATGTACACGGAGAAGATAAACGGCGTTTTTCAATGTATATCTATCTCCCAGATGAAAAAGATGGCCTCCCATCTTTGATCCGAAAAATAAGTTCAGAGGCTGACTTCTTGGAATCTCATATTCCTCACAAAAAGGTACAAGTTGGGGAGGTTTTGATCCCGAAATTCAAGATCTCATCCGAGTTTGGAGTTTCTGATATGTTGAAGGAGTTAGGTGTTGAGTTGCCTTTTAAAGGTGGAGCTATAACTGAAATGGAGGAGGATGAAAAtgtacatgttgcaaacattcaACATCAATCAGTTGTAGAGGTGGATGAAGAGGGTTCGGAAGCTGCAGCGACTACATTGACATTATTAAAAAATGCCTTGAGGACTACCGTTGATTTTGTCGCGGATCATCCATTTTTGTTTACGATTAGAGAAGATACGAGTGGAGCAGTGTTGTTTATGGGACAAGTCATTGACCCAAGTGTTTCTTGA
- the LOC122610604 gene encoding polyubiquitin-like, giving the protein MQIYVKIAGSGGSRAQHGLSIAGGNRIITVEVQNSDMIGECLEDVKTLTHYNNIQDESTLIFGLVKEIFVLTESGETITLDVESSETIDNVKEKIHERAGFPSDRFYLFYNEECVEDIQTLTHYNIREKSTLTLRLLMQIFVKTECGETITLEVDSSETISNVKDKIQEKLGFPPDGYRLLYHEKRLKDVKTLRSDKSVDFFPESPVIAYGLHLVV; this is encoded by the exons ATGCAGATATATGTCAAGATTGCAGGCAGTGGTGGCTCAAGG GCCCAACATGGTTTGAGCATTGCAGGTGGGAATAGGATCATTACCGTGGAGGTTCAGAACTCGGATATGATTG GGGAGTGCCTAGAAGATGTTAAAACTCTGACTCATTATAATAATATTCAAGACGAGTCTACTTTGATTTTCGGGCTAGTTAAGGAGATATTCGTCTTGACTGAAAGTGGAGAGACCATAACACTGGATGTTGAGAGCTCGGAGACGATTGATAATGTGAAGGAAAAGATCCACGAAAGGGCGGGATTTCCATCGGATCGATTTTACCTATTCTATAATGAGGAATGCGTTGAAGACATTCAGACTCTGACTCATTATAATATTCGAGAGAAGTCTACTTTAACTTTGAGGCTACTGATGCAGATATTCGTCAAGACTGAATGTGGGGAGACCATAACTCTGGAGGTTGATAGCTCGGAGACGATTAGTAATGTTAAGGACAAGATTCAGGAAAAGTTGGGCTTTCCACCTGATGGATATAGGCTATTGTATCATGAGAAGCGCCTAAAAGATGTTAAGACTCTTAGGAGTGACAAGTCTGTGGATTTTTTCCCTGAATCACCTGTAATagcttatggtctacatctcgtagtctag
- the LOC122580619 gene encoding pentatricopeptide repeat-containing protein At4g33990-like, whose amino-acid sequence MLRRGLNTYKTNNNNTISKIETYFDTFLKSCKNITILKQIHSILTTNGLIKQSVHLGAKIIIKYSDFSHIKEARLVFNQTHHASSSFLWNTMLRAYANNGFCKEALLFYRLMRKNGLKANNFTYPFVLKSCGSDYMFCEFGKLVHCEVIRNGFGSDVYVEAALVDMYSGCGLLEDGRKVFDKMRYKDVVCWTAMITAYEQAEKGEIALYLLHEMQEEGLVLDWVTIVTVASAVGQLGDVKRARAVHGFAIRNEVLKEVPVVNSVIGMYGKCGEVEYAEMVFEYKKERNCITWNSMLTCYTQNGLASEALCLFEKMKVSDVVPNEVTVLVIVSACAYLGSRQNATKIHDFIVQHDMEINLTLWNAIIDMYAKCADLDTALKMFQEVSRDRLHVSSWNTLIAGYGIHGFGKEAVRLFKEMKNENISPNHITFTSILSACSHAGLVDEGKECFAEMEKFEVTPEPKHYACMVDMLGRAGQLNEAYELIKSMSSKPNDEVWGALLLACKMYGNTNLAKIAADNLFHLEPQHSGYYVLMSNIYADSQNWQEVGKLRQDMKDRGLRKPAALSLIEFNQELHGFHTGEQLDSFTRDVYKKVEQMVIELKMAGYVPDFSCVFHDVEDEDKYGMLNYHGEKLALAFGLKNIDTELSIRITKNLRVCSDCHSAFKLVSRVYGRRIILRDVNRFHHFEDGLCSCNDYW is encoded by the coding sequence ATGCTTCGCCGGGGTCTAAACACATATAaaaccaacaacaacaatactATCTCCAAAATCGAAACCTATTTCGATACATTCCTTAAATCATGCAAAAATATAACCATACTAAAACAAATACATTCCATTCTCACCACAAATGGCCTTATAAAACAAAGTGTTCATTTAGGTgcaaaaatcatcatcaaatacTCTGATTTTTCCCATATAAAAGAAGCCCGGTTGGTCTTTAACCAAACCCATCACGCATCAAGTTCTTTCTTATGGAACACGATGCTTCGCGCTTACGCGAATAACGGCTTCTGTAAAGAAGCATTGTTGTTTTATCGTCTAATGCGTAAAAATGGTCTAAAAGCAAATAACTTTACATACCCTTTTGTGTTAAAGTCATGTGGGAGTGATTACATGTTTTGTGAGTTTGGAAAGTTGGTTCATTGTGAAGTGATACGAAACGGGTTTGGTTCGGATGTTTACGTTGAAGCTGCACTGGTTGATATGTATTCGGGTTGTGGGCTGTTAGAAGACGGGCGtaaggtgtttgataaaatgagGTATAAAGACGTTGTTTGTTGGACTGCGATGATCACGGCTTATGAACAAGCTGAAAAGGGGGAGATCGCGTTGTATTTGCTTCACGAAATGCAAGAAGAGGGTTTGGTTTTGGATTGGGTTACTATTGTGACTGTGGCTTCTGCTGTTGGGCAGTTGGGAGATGTGAAACGGGCTCGGGCTGTCCATGGGTTTGCTATTCGTAATGAGGTTTTAAAAGAGGTTCCTGTTGTTAACTCGGTTATTGGTATGTATGGGAAATGTGGGGAAGTTGAGTATGCGGAAATGGTGTTTGAGTACAAGAAGGAAAGGAATTGTATCACTTGGAATTCTATGCTTACTTGTTATACGCAAAACGGGCTAGCTAGTGAAGCTTTGTGtctttttgagaaaatgaaGGTATCTGATGTTGTTCCTAATGAAGTTACAGTGTTAGTGATTGTTTCGGCTTGTGCTTATCTTGGTTCGCGACAAAATGCAACTAAAATCCATGATTTTATCGTACAACACGATATGGAGATTAACCTAACATTGTGGAATGCAATAATTGACATGTATGCAAAATGTGCAGATTTGGACACTGCTTTAAAAATGTTTCAAGAAGTATCGAGGGACCGACTTCATGTTAGTTCGTGGAACACCTTAATTGCGGGTTATGGCATTCATGGGTTTGGGAAAGAAGCGGTTAGACTCTTCAAGGAGATGAAAAATGAGAATATTAGTCCAAATCACATCACTTTCACTTCTATTCTTTCGGCTTGTAGTCACGCAGGGCTTGTTGATGAAGGAAAGGAATGTTTTGCAGAAATGGAAAAATTTGAAGTGACCCCAGAGCCGAAACATTATGCTTGTATGGTGGATATGCTTGGCCGAGCTGGACAATTGAATGAAGCATATGAACTGATCAAAAGTATGTCATCAAAGCCAAATGATGAAGTTTGGGGAGCTCTGCTTTTGGCTTGTAAAATGTATGGGAATACAAATTTAGCAAAAATTGCTGCTGATAATCTCTTTCACCTTGAACCACAACATAGCGGGTATTATGTATTGATGTCCAATATCTATGCGGATTCACAAAACTGGCAAGAAGTCGGAAAACTAAGACAAGATATGAAAGATAGAGGATTAAGAAAGCCTGCAGCACTTAGTTTGATCGAGTTTAATCAAGAGTTACATGGTTTTCACACCGGGGAGCAGTTAGATTCATTCACGAGAGACGTGTATAAAAAGGTTGAGCAGATGGTCATAGAATTAAAGATGGCAGGTTATGTTCCTGATttttcttgtgtatttcatGATGTAGAAGATGAAGATAAGTATGGTATGCTAAATTATCATGGTGAGAAGCTAGCTTTGGCTTTTGGTCTTAAGAATATTGATACAGAATTGTCTATCCGCATAACCAAGAACCTTAGAGTTTGTAGCGATTGTCACTCGGCTTTTAAACTGGTTTCTCGTGTATATGGGAGGAGGATTATACTGAGAGATGTgaatcgatttcatcactttgAAGATGGTTTGTGTTCGTGTAATGATTACTGGTAG
- the LOC122578812 gene encoding nucleobase-ascorbate transporter 3-like yields MVENGHHHHHNQPPHPVVAPPMSIQQPLGAARGPAYPPTEQLNVLNYCIHSNPSWGQTVLLAFQHYIVMLGSVVMIVSMLVPQMGGNHGDKARVIQVVLFMSGLNTLLQTLIGSRLPTVMGPSFAYLLPVLSIINDLADEDFSSERERFHHTMRAIQGALIISSFFNIIIGFSRAWGDFTKLFSPVIIVAYVCVVGLGLFGRGFPQLSKCVEIGLPMLLFLIVFQQYLKRLHERAHPILERFALLFCIALIWAFAALLTVAGAYKNVGNVTKQNCRTDRSYLLETAPWIKMSYPFQWGAPIFRASHVFGMMGAALVSTVESTGTMYAASRFAGATPPPAHVISRSIGFQGIGQLLEGIFGSIVGTTASVENVGLLGLTNVGSRRVVQVSAAFMFFFSIFGKFGAFFASIPLPIFAAIYCVLYGLVASVGVTFIQFTNNNSMRNIYILGLSLFLGISIPQYFVMNTDQLGNGPVNSNGGWFNDILNTIFSSPPTVAMIVGTILDNTLDAHGARDDRGMGWWAPFQHREGDGRNQEFYSFPLRINEYMPRRYL; encoded by the exons ATGGTGGAAAacggtcaccaccaccaccacaaccaacCACCGCATCCGGTGGTGGCTCCGCCGATGAGCATCCAACAGCCGTTAGGAGCTGCTAGAGGACCTGCTTATCCCCCCACTGAACAGCTTAATGTCCTTAACTATTGCATCCATTCCAATCCTTCATGGg GCCAAACTGTTTTACTTGCCTTCCAGCATTACATTGTGATGTTGGGAAGTGTTGTTATGATCGTTAGCATGCTTGTTCCCCAAATGGGTGGTAATCAT GGTGATAAAGCTCGTGTTATTCAAGTGGTATTATTTATGTCGGGTTTGAATACCCTTTTGCAAACTCTAATTGGTAGCAGGCTTCCAACAGTCATGGGGCCTTCTTTTGCTTATCTTTTACCCGTTTTGTCGATCATAAATGACCTTGCAGACGAAGATTTCTCATCTGAGCGTGAG AGATTTCATCACACGATGAGGGCTATTCAAGGAGCCCTAATTATATCTTCATTCTTCAATATTATAATCGGATTTAGTAGAGCCTGGGGAGACTTTACAAA GCTATTTAGTCCAGTTATTATCGTTGCATATGTTTGTGTAGTCGGTCTTGGACTATTTGGTAGAGGGTTTCCTCAG CTTAGCAAATGTGTGGAGATTGGTCTTCCCATGCTTTTATTTTTGATCGTCTTTCAACAG TATCTGAAGCGGCTACATGAACGGGCTCATCCTATTCTTGAAAGATTCGCTTTGCTTTTTTGCATAGCACTTATATGGGCTTTTGCTGCTCTTCTCACTGTAGCTGGTGCTTATAAAAATGTCGGTAatgtaacaaaacaaaattgCAGGACAGATCGTTCTTACCTCTTGGAAACTGCACCGTG GATCAAAATGTCATATCCGTTTCAATGGGGTGCTCCTATATTCAGAGCAAGTCATGTTTTTGGAATGATGGGGGCGGCTCTTGTGTCTACAGTAGAG TCCACAGGAACTATGTATGCTGCATCTCGTTTTGCAGGTGCCACACCTCCTCCAGCACATGTCATTAGCCGGAGCATCGGTTTTCAG GGTATAGGCCAACTACTTGAAGGGATATTTGGTTCAATTGTGGGGACCACTGCATCTGt AGAAAATGTTGGACTTCTTGGGCTAACTAACGTGGGAAGTAGAAGAGTGGTTCAAGTATCGGCTGCTTTCATGTTCTTCTTCTCCATATTTG GAAAATTCGGGGCATTCTTTGCATCAATCCCTCTTCCAATATTTGCAGCCATATATTGTGTTCTGTATGGTCTTGTTG CTTCCGTTGGAGTTACATTTATTCAGTTTACAAACAACAATTCCATGAGAAATATCTACATCTTGGGATTATCTCTGTTCCTAGGAATATCAATACCccaatattttgttatgaacaCTGATCAACTCGGTAATGGACCCGTTAATTCTAATGGTGGATGG ttCAATGATATATTGAATACTATATTCTCTTCCCCTCCAACGGTGGCAATGATTGTGGGAACGATATTGGATAACACGTTGGATGCACATGGTGCACGGGACGATAGAGGAATGGGGTGGTGGGCCCCTTTTCAACATCGTGAAGGCGACGGAAGAAACCAGGAGTTTTATAGTTTTCCTCTCAGAATAAACGAGTATATGCCTAGgagatatttatga
- the LOC122579061 gene encoding BRI1 kinase inhibitor 1-like has translation MEIIDMNDKVIDYFNKQDFQENNQNPSSPPTTTSPPSPSTSPTHEFSFTISLHHHPQPRAAIDLSPADDIFFQGHLLPLHFPISSSSPRSSTNSMDSYTLPMNLLYNNIDQINNNNNLIGNTSFHCHHQTTYSEDEHDVSMTTTHQNHPKSKSFSIFNIPKWKKRVDDDAESEKDHYFNQSCQNRETSNKKLKLDHLSQLIKRYMKMVKPALLSFQKPNRKRPSNNNREFKHHQSYSYSGNSIRSKQQQEAEKSRRGRFSAPASMRTSPANSGILVASGNASPSNYKNMTSGESSSMEELHAAIQAAIAHCKNSIAMDTKI, from the coding sequence ATGGAAATCATAGATATGAATGATAAAGTTATAGACTACTTCAATAAACAggattttcaagaaaacaaccaaaatcCATCCTCACCACCAACCACCACATCACCACCATCACCCTCCACATCCCCCACCCATGAATTCTCTTTCACCATTTCTCTCCACCACCACCCACAACCACGGGCAGCCATTGACTTATCTCCGGCCGATGACATTTTCTTCCAAGGCCACCTCCTTCCTCTGCATTTTCCTATCTCATCATCATCTCCTCGTTCATCAACAAACTCAATGGATAGTTATACTCTCCCAATGAACCTTCTTTACAATAATATTGaccaaattaataataataataaccttaTAGGAAACACAAGCTTCCATtgccaccatcaaaccacctaCTCTGAAGATGAACATGACGTCAGCATGACGACAACTCATCAAAACCACCCCAAGTCCAAATCTTTTTCAATCTTTAACATACCCAAATGGAAAAAAAGAGTTGATGATGATGCAGAAAGTGAAAAAGACCATTATTTTAATCAATCTTGTCAAAACAGAGAAACAAGTAACAAGAAACTTAAGCTAGACCATTTAAGTCAACTTATCAAAAGATACATGAAAATGGTGAAACCTGCTTTGTTGTCATTTCAAAAGCCAAATAGAAAAAGGCCATCAAATAATAATAGGGAATTTAAGCATCATCAATCGTATTCGTATTCAGGGAATTCGATAAGGAGTAAACAACAACAAGAGGCAGAGAAGAGTAGAAGAGGACGATTTTCGGCACCGGCTTCTATGAGGACATCTCCAGCTAATAGTGGAATACTTGTTGCTTCAGGAAATGCGAGTCCaagtaattataaaaatatgacaaGTGGTGAAAGTAGTAGTATGGAAGAATTACATGCTGCTATTCAAGCTGCTATTGCTCATTGTAAGAATTCCATTGCTATGGATaccaaaatttaa